Proteins co-encoded in one Atribacterota bacterium genomic window:
- a CDS encoding Asp23/Gls24 family envelope stress response protein, which translates to MAITENEKNEHKSEVDKQDLELGNISVSKDVVAIIVAMEATKVKGVVGLTAGRKGMSAPLLDKNNLTKGIDVSMNQNQKEVAITISLVADYTVGIYQTARETQKNVKKAVETMAGLKVSKVDINVLDVKFKEDVEKEKGKEDIKKESQGEAKEQTDALKNK; encoded by the coding sequence ATGGCTATTACTGAAAATGAAAAGAATGAACATAAATCGGAAGTAGATAAGCAAGATTTAGAGCTAGGAAATATATCAGTTTCCAAAGATGTTGTAGCTATTATAGTGGCAATGGAAGCAACTAAAGTAAAAGGCGTAGTAGGCTTAACAGCAGGCAGAAAAGGGATGTCCGCACCATTACTGGATAAAAATAATTTAACTAAGGGAATCGATGTTTCAATGAATCAGAATCAGAAAGAAGTTGCCATCACCATCTCGCTAGTAGCCGACTATACAGTTGGAATTTACCAGACTGCCAGAGAAACTCAGAAAAATGTAAAAAAGGCTGTTGAGACCATGGCTGGTTTAAAAGTATCTAAGGTTGATATAAACGTTCTTGATGTTAAATTTAAAGAAGATGTAGAAAAAGAAAAGGGGAAGGAAGATATTAAAAAAGAATCCCAGGGCGAAGCAAAAGAACAAACCGATGCTCTTAAAAATAAATAA
- a CDS encoding ParB/RepB/Spo0J family partition protein, whose translation MVKKGLGKGIESIIPISNIKDRTYVMEVDIDQLTPNLYQPRQDFDQEKMDELKESIKAHGIIQPIIVRESTQGYEIVAGERRLKAARELGLEKIPVIIRQFNNLKTFEVALVENIQREDLNPIEQAFAFKRLVEEFHLTHQELAAITGKSRAFVSNTLRLLNLNEWVRERLASGKISFGHAKVLLSLEDKQVQQEFGQKIIEQELSVRDLEKLIERWIKKKDKIIASDKKKMQYFPELEKKLIAKLGTKVNVKFGGKRGKITIEFYSNEDLNRISGIMLD comes from the coding sequence ATGGTTAAGAAGGGTTTGGGAAAAGGAATAGAATCGATAATACCAATTTCCAATATCAAAGATAGGACTTATGTTATGGAAGTGGATATTGACCAACTAACCCCCAATCTTTATCAACCAAGACAGGATTTTGATCAGGAGAAAATGGATGAGTTAAAGGAATCGATAAAAGCACATGGGATTATACAGCCAATTATTGTACGGGAATCAACCCAAGGATATGAAATAGTGGCTGGGGAAAGAAGATTGAAGGCTGCCAGAGAATTGGGCTTGGAAAAAATTCCGGTTATTATCAGGCAATTCAATAATCTTAAGACTTTTGAAGTTGCTTTAGTGGAAAACATACAAAGAGAGGATCTTAATCCAATAGAACAAGCGTTTGCCTTTAAAAGATTGGTGGAAGAATTTCACCTTACTCATCAAGAATTAGCAGCCATAACTGGAAAGAGTAGAGCTTTTGTGAGTAATACTTTGCGTTTGCTTAATTTAAATGAATGGGTCAGGGAAAGATTGGCCTCGGGGAAAATTAGTTTTGGACATGCTAAGGTCTTATTAAGTTTGGAAGACAAACAGGTACAACAGGAATTTGGTCAGAAAATAATCGAACAGGAATTATCAGTAAGAGACTTAGAAAAGCTGATAGAGCGTTGGATAAAAAAGAAGGATAAAATTATTGCCTCTGATAAAAAGAAAATGCAATACTTTCCTGAATTGGAGAAAAAACTGATAGCAAAATTAGGTACCAAAGTAAATGTTAAATTTGGCGGAAAAAGAGGTAAGATTACTATCGAATTTTATAGTAATGAAGATTTAAATAGAATTTCTGGTATTATGTTAGATTAA
- a CDS encoding DUF401 family protein, with protein sequence MSESIKLISVIILIIIMLRLRWDLGLTMFLASVSLGFLFHIGFKGLLYNIYLAIIDPTTLQLIGIVVLVYFLSGILKRTKNMEGIVNPLQYIVNDYRLVLFLIASFLGLIPMPAGAMFSAPLLKEIGEENQMSSEDIMLSNYWFRHVWEFFWPLIPGVVLYVSVIGVSFREIMTVQIPLSIFALFVGFFWMYLNLGKRNKNKIIHNNYKQHLLVFLNSVWPILLIIFLVLFCKANLLISLGINIILLLIVKRISARTFRKIIIHDISVKVVLMIVGIMLFKQILNSTNSLEPISQFLSAIGVNIWIILFFIPFLLGFLTGITAGYIGVSFPIILPLMINDGSLNLSMAMFAYLGGFSGMMISPMHLCLALTVEYLKVDVSKFYKKLSLNLFIFIVISTAYILLLNR encoded by the coding sequence TTGAGTGAAAGCATTAAATTAATTTCAGTTATTATTCTTATCATTATTATGTTGAGATTGAGGTGGGACCTTGGTTTAACTATGTTTCTAGCTTCAGTTTCTCTAGGCTTTCTGTTTCATATTGGCTTTAAAGGTTTGTTATATAATATTTATCTCGCTATTATTGATCCGACTACATTACAACTAATTGGGATTGTGGTATTAGTTTATTTTTTAAGTGGAATTTTAAAAAGAACAAAAAATATGGAAGGAATTGTTAATCCTTTACAGTATATAGTTAATGATTATCGGCTAGTTCTTTTTTTAATTGCCTCCTTTTTAGGTTTAATTCCCATGCCTGCCGGTGCTATGTTTTCAGCTCCTTTATTGAAAGAGATTGGAGAAGAAAATCAAATGAGTTCTGAAGATATTATGTTGTCCAATTATTGGTTTCGCCATGTCTGGGAATTCTTCTGGCCGCTGATTCCCGGAGTAGTTCTCTATGTCTCAGTTATAGGAGTAAGTTTTCGAGAAATAATGACAGTCCAAATTCCCTTAAGCATCTTTGCCTTGTTTGTTGGATTTTTTTGGATGTATCTTAATTTAGGAAAAAGAAATAAAAATAAGATAATCCATAATAACTATAAGCAGCATCTTTTAGTATTTTTAAATAGTGTTTGGCCTATATTGCTTATTATATTTTTAGTATTATTCTGTAAGGCTAATTTGCTTATATCATTAGGCATAAACATTATTTTGCTGCTGATAGTAAAGAGAATATCAGCGAGAACTTTCCGAAAAATTATTATTCATGATATTTCTGTCAAAGTTGTTCTGATGATTGTTGGGATTATGCTATTCAAACAAATATTAAATAGCACCAATTCCCTTGAACCAATTTCTCAATTCCTATCCGCAATAGGAGTCAATATATGGATTATTTTGTTTTTTATTCCTTTTTTGTTAGGATTTTTAACAGGAATTACTGCTGGTTATATTGGAGTAAGCTTTCCTATTATATTACCATTAATGATAAATGATGGTTCTTTGAATTTATCTATGGCCATGTTTGCTTACCTGGGAGGCTTTTCGGGCATGATGATTTCTCCCATGCATTTATGCCTAGCTTTGACTGTGGAATATTTAAAGGTTGATGTATCCAAATTTTATAAAAAATTGTCTTTAAATTTGTTCATTTTTATTGTTATCAGCACTGCATATATTTTATTACTTAATAGATAG
- a CDS encoding AAA family ATPase yields the protein MSKIIAISNQKGGVGKTTTAINLSAFLALEGKKVLLIDIDPQGNASSGIGIERSKIEKNIYDSLINQVPVQEVLVPSQIENLDVLPSTLQLAGAEIELVNYISRENRLKQLIRPIKEKYDYIIIDTPPSLGLLTLNSLNAANSVIIPVQCEYYALEGIGQLLNTITLVKENLNPNLSIEGILLTMYDARNNLSKEVVEEIDKHFHGSIFQVIIPRNVRLSEAPSYGQPIVIYEAKSRGSQAYQKLAQEVIAHG from the coding sequence ATGAGTAAAATAATTGCTATTAGTAATCAGAAAGGTGGAGTGGGAAAGACCACCACTGCCATTAATTTAAGTGCCTTTTTAGCTTTAGAAGGAAAGAAAGTATTATTAATTGATATTGATCCCCAGGGTAACGCCAGTAGTGGAATAGGCATAGAACGCTCTAAAATTGAGAAAAATATATATGATAGCTTGATTAATCAAGTTCCGGTTCAGGAGGTTCTAGTTCCCAGCCAGATTGAAAATCTTGATGTTTTACCTTCTACACTTCAATTAGCTGGTGCAGAGATTGAATTGGTGAATTATATTTCTCGGGAAAATCGCTTAAAACAACTTATTCGTCCAATTAAAGAGAAATATGATTATATTATTATTGATACCCCGCCCTCCCTTGGCTTGCTTACCTTAAATTCTCTTAATGCTGCCAATTCGGTTATTATTCCGGTACAATGTGAATATTATGCTTTAGAAGGAATTGGTCAATTATTGAACACTATAACTCTGGTGAAGGAAAATTTAAATCCCAATTTATCCATCGAGGGAATTTTATTAACCATGTATGATGCAAGGAATAATTTATCTAAAGAGGTAGTAGAGGAGATTGATAAACATTTTCATGGCAGTATTTTTCAGGTAATTATCCCTCGCAATGTACGTTTAAGTGAAGCTCCTAGTTATGGTCAACCGATTGTTATCTATGAGGCAAAGTCTAGAGGTTCACAAGCTTATCAAAAGTTAGCACAGGAGGTAATTGCTCATGGTTAA
- the rsmG gene encoding 16S rRNA (guanine(527)-N(7))-methyltransferase RsmG, producing MEEEKILVNTEEGIGQYINMGVLALGISLPEENINKFIIYIKMIQTYQKKVNITSIQDTFDIINKHFLDSLSCIGIINNLGKTFQQGKRLKIIDVGSGAGFPGVPVKMVLSDASMCLLEARKNRILFLREVIDKLELTDTKVVQDRAEKIGKAAEFREKYHIVLSRAVATLGVLCEYCLPLCQINGVMIAFKGSSYHEELSDNKEVIERLGGIMESINVVRIPHSNHLRYILVIRKIKPTPERFPRKNGIPQKRPLYFK from the coding sequence GTGGAAGAAGAAAAAATATTGGTTAATACTGAAGAAGGTATAGGTCAATATATTAATATGGGAGTACTTGCTTTAGGGATAAGCCTACCAGAGGAGAACATCAATAAATTTATCATTTATATAAAAATGATACAGACTTATCAAAAAAAGGTTAATATTACCTCAATTCAGGACACTTTTGATATTATTAATAAGCATTTTTTGGATTCACTTTCTTGTATTGGTATTATAAATAATCTAGGGAAAACATTTCAGCAGGGAAAAAGGTTAAAAATCATTGATGTTGGTAGTGGTGCAGGATTTCCTGGAGTTCCTGTAAAGATGGTTTTATCAGATGCCAGTATGTGTCTATTAGAAGCAAGAAAAAATAGAATACTATTTTTAAGGGAAGTAATTGATAAGTTAGAACTAACTGATACCAAGGTGGTACAGGATAGAGCTGAAAAGATAGGCAAGGCAGCAGAATTTAGAGAAAAATACCATATAGTATTATCAAGGGCTGTTGCTACCCTTGGTGTCCTATGTGAGTACTGTCTTCCTTTATGCCAGATAAATGGTGTCATGATTGCCTTTAAAGGTAGTTCCTATCATGAGGAGTTATCTGACAATAAAGAAGTGATAGAAAGATTGGGAGGAATCATGGAGAGTATTAATGTAGTCAGAATTCCTCATTCAAATCATCTTCGTTATATTTTAGTTATTCGCAAAATAAAACCAACTCCAGAAAGATTTCCACGAAAAAATGGTATTCCTCAGAAAAGGCCTTTGTATTTTAAATGA
- the amaP gene encoding alkaline shock response membrane anchor protein AmaP, translated as MKEKVFNNIIFVLLIILLLILSLKCFLVSFGIIKAEYLISVVNENLHLIYSSLIHQIVLALIGLAIFVFVLYLIWLKQKMIQQLPYVKIITDSGEIKISTFSLEQIILSILNDIEGVRNIKPEIKVQKGGDIKTILQLVIAKDCHIPDTANLIQRKLKEELPKISGVEIKEVKINVEKIDYE; from the coding sequence ATGAAAGAAAAAGTTTTTAATAATATAATCTTTGTTTTACTTATTATTCTATTATTGATATTATCTTTAAAATGTTTTTTAGTATCCTTTGGTATTATCAAAGCAGAATATCTAATTAGTGTGGTAAATGAGAACCTGCATTTAATTTACTCCAGCCTCATCCATCAAATTGTTCTTGCTTTAATTGGATTAGCGATATTTGTTTTTGTTCTTTATCTAATATGGTTAAAGCAAAAAATGATTCAACAGCTACCATATGTTAAAATTATTACTGATTCTGGGGAAATAAAAATTTCAACATTTTCCCTCGAACAGATAATCTTAAGTATCCTTAATGATATAGAAGGAGTAAGAAATATAAAACCGGAAATAAAAGTTCAAAAAGGTGGAGATATTAAAACCATATTACAGCTGGTTATTGCCAAAGATTGCCATATACCGGATACTGCAAACCTCATTCAGCGAAAGTTAAAGGAAGAGCTCCCCAAAATAAGTGGAGTTGAAATAAAAGAGGTAAAAATTAATGTAGAGAAGATTGATTACGAGTAA